In Vanessa cardui chromosome 6, ilVanCard2.1, whole genome shotgun sequence, the following proteins share a genomic window:
- the LOC124530401 gene encoding zinc finger protein 43-like isoform X2: protein MIEPNSINLSSCRICLSNKRPLCPLFKYKLSGNYAEMLTAIADVKVSSNDGLPEKICNKCCTSLEKAFLLKNVAERSDRELRKLIAKASRNVPTKKIAFDSFTDIKSEIGPLTIKNEPKWEMEIDVLDNPNEVVKVETIDGKDIVIADTVIRKVESGNGFNISRENSQTFNIDAEYLDDDIYQDDDDDDYVPPSEKTKSKFKKPKLSEIKVFKAKKPVVKKVRVVRQFKLDLDESSGGDEKKSTTITCYPIMKNGAKGPPILLKRPKDATLLKIHPNYKARASGKSDSRIIRRDISIRRVKNTKPISKEREKLVCPVCGILTYTLGNHIATHEEKKKYTCSECPRSFVQKSNLLVHLKQHTGIKDHICEICGAGFYTQKSLVRHNLIHKGERPFQCNLCSKKFIARCDLNRHLRIHAGYKPFKCATCTMSFNAKHQLQNHERMHTGERPYSCQVCSVAFSYKVNLNNHVFKVHGINLKFKSIHTVTDEVLRREMGMLNEAREAIAHIMPQLGDVPTPAAHETVHHTTDYSV, encoded by the exons atgataGAACCTAACAGCATTAATTTGTCATCCTGTCGAATATGTTTATCGAACAAGAGACCCTTGTgtccattatttaaatataagcttTCTGGGAATTATGCAGAAATGCTTACAGCAATAGCAGACGTTAAG GTTTCCTCAAATGATGGATTACCTGAGAAAATATGCAACAAATGTTGTACATCTTTGGAAAAGGCTTTTCTTCTCAAAAATGTTGCAGAGAG gtCTGACCGTGAGTTAAGGAAGCTAATTGCAAAAGCAAGTAGAAATGTGCCAACCAAAAAAATTGCATTTGATTCTTTTACTGATATAAAAAGTGAAATTGGACCtctaacaattaaaaatgaaccAAAATGGGAAATGGAAATAGATGTCCTCGATAACCCTAATGAAGTGGTAAAAGTTGAAACTATTGATGGTAAAGATATTGTTATAGCAGACACAGTTATAAGAAAAGTGGAGTCCGGAAATGGCTTTAATATATCTCGGGAAAATTCACAAACCTTCAATATTGAT GCTGAATATTTAGATGATGACATATAtcaagatgatgatgatgatgattacgtCCCACCCTCAGAGAAGACGaagagtaaatttaaaaagccAAAGTTGTCAGAAATAAAGGTGTTTAAGGCTAAAAAACcagttgtaaaaaaagtaaGGGTTGTTAGACAATTTAAACTCGATCTTGATGAATCTTCTGGTGGTGATGAAAAGAAATCAACTACTATTACTtgtt ATCCAATAATGAAAAATGGTGCTAAAGGACCACCAATACTCTTGAAGAGACCAAAAGATGCAACGTTATTGAAAATTCATCCAAATTACAAAGCCAGGGCTTCAGGAAAGTCTGATAGTAGGATTATAAGACGAGATATTTCTATAAGAAGGGTGAAGAATACAAAACCCATTTCAAAAGAAAGAGAAAAGCTTGTATGTCCAGTCTGTGGTATATTGACTTATACCCTTGGCAATCATATAGCAACTCATGAAG AAAAAAAGAAGTACACTTGCTCCGAATGCCCACGATCCTTtgtacaaaaaagtaatttattagtTCACCTTAAACAGCACACTGGAATTAAAGACCATATTTGTGAAATTTGTGGTGCAGGGTTCTACACACAGAAATCACTAGTAAG gcaTAACCTGATTCACAAAGGAGAGAGACCATTCCAATGCAATTTGTGTTCGAAAAAGTTTATTGCT CGTTGCGATCTAAACCGTCATCTTCGTATCCACGCTGGATACAAACCATTCAAATGCGCGACTTGCACCATGTCGTTCAATGCGAAGCACCAACTGCAAAACCACGAGCGTATGCACACCGGCGAACGCCCTTACTCCTGCCAA GTCTGCAGCGTGGCGTTCAGTTACAAGGTGAACCTGAACAACCACGTGTTCAAAGTGCACGGCATTAACCTGAAATTCAAGTCGATCCACACCGTGACCGACGAAGTGCTGCGGCGCGAGATGGGCATGCTGAACGAGGCGCGCGAG GCCATCGCGCACATCATGCCGCAGCTCGGCGACGTGCCCACGCCCGCCGCGCACGAGACCGTGCACCACACCACGGACTACAGCGTGTAG
- the LOC124530403 gene encoding mucin-2-like, translating into MRTSGPPDARPSRTSCRSSATCPRPPRTRPCTTPRTTACSVRTSGPPDARPSRTSCRSSATCPRPPRTRPCTTPRTTACSVRTSGPPDARPSRTSCRSSATCPRPPRTRPCTTPRTTACSVRTSGPPDARPSRTSCRSSATCPRPPRTRPCTTPRTTACSVRTSGPPDARPSRTSCRSSATCPRPPRTRPCTTPRTTACSVRTSGPPDARPSRTSCRSSATCPRPPRTRPCTTPRTTACSVRTSGRPPDRRSRDIPYHVTRRPAHRFCE; encoded by the exons ATGCGCACTAGTGGCCCGCCCGACGCGAGGCCATCGCGCACATCATGCCGCAGCTCGGCGACGTGCCCACGCCCGCCGCGCACGAGACCGTGCACCACACCACGGACTACAGCGTGTAGCGTGCGCACTAGTGGCCCGCCCGACGCGAGGCCATCGCGCACATCATGCCGCAGCTCGGCGACGTGCCCACGCCCGCCGCGCACGAGACCGTGCACCACACCACGGACTACAGCGTGTAGCGTGCGCACTAGTGGCCCGCCCGACGCGAGGCCATCGCGCACATCATGCCGCAGCTCGGCGACGTGCCCACGCCCGCCGCGCACGAGACCGTGCACCACACCACGGACTACAGCGTGTAGCGTGCGCACTAGTGGCCCGCCCGACGCGAGGCCATCGCGCACATCATGCCGCAGCTCGGCGACGTGCCCACGCCCGCCGCGCACGAGACCGTGCACCACACCACGGACTACAGCGTGTAGCGTGCGCACTAGTGGCCCGCCCGACGCGAGGCCATCGCGCACATCATGCCGCAGCTCGGCGACGTGCCCACGCCCGCCGCGCACGAGACCGTGCACCACACCACGGACTACAGCGTGTAGCGTGCGCACTAGTGGCCCGCCCGACGCGAGGCCATCGCGCACATCATGCCGCAGCTCGGCGACGTGCCCACGCCCGCCGCGCACGAGACCGTGCACCACACCGCGAACTACAGCGTGTAGCGTGCGCACTAGCGGCCGGCCGCCTGACCGCCGGTCACGTGATATACCGTATCACGTGAC CCGTCGCCCGGCCCACCGGTTTtgtgaataa
- the LOC124530401 gene encoding zinc finger protein 43-like isoform X1, producing MIEPNSINLSSCRICLSNKRPLCPLFKYKLSGNYAEMLTAIADVKVSSNDGLPEKICNKCCTSLEKAFLLKNVAERSDRELRKLIAKASRNVPTKKIAFDSFTDIKSEIGPLTIKNEPKWEMEIDVLDNPNEVVKVETIDGKDIVIADTVIRKVESGNGFNISRENSQTFNIDAEYLDDDIYQDDDDDDYVPPSEKTKSKFKKPKLSEIKVFKAKKPVVKKVRVVRQFKLDLDESSGGDEKKSTTITCYPIMKNGAKGPPILLKRPKDATLLKIHPNYKARASGKSDSRIIRRDISIRRVKNTKPISKEREKLVCPVCGILTYTLGNHIATHEEKKKYTCSECPRSFVQKSNLLVHLKQHTGIKDHICEICGAGFYTQKSLVRHNLIHKGERPFQCNLCSKKFIARCDLNRHLRIHAGYKPFKCATCTMSFNAKHQLQNHERMHTGERPYSCQVCSVAFSYKVNLNNHVFKVHGINLKFKSIHTVTDEVLRREMGMLNEAREAIAHIMPQLGDVPTPAAHETVHHTTDYSV from the exons atgataGAACCTAACAGCATTAATTTGTCATCCTGTCGAATATGTTTATCGAACAAGAGACCCTTGTgtccattatttaaatataagcttTCTGGGAATTATGCAGAAATGCTTACAGCAATAGCAGACGTTAAG GTTTCCTCAAATGATGGATTACCTGAGAAAATATGCAACAAATGTTGTACATCTTTGGAAAAGGCTTTTCTTCTCAAAAATGTTGCAGAGAG gtCTGACCGTGAGTTAAGGAAGCTAATTGCAAAAGCAAGTAGAAATGTGCCAACCAAAAAAATTGCATTTGATTCTTTTACTGATATAAAAAGTGAAATTGGACCtctaacaattaaaaatgaaccAAAATGGGAAATGGAAATAGATGTCCTCGATAACCCTAATGAAGTGGTAAAAGTTGAAACTATTGATGGTAAAGATATTGTTATAGCAGACACAGTTATAAGAAAAGTGGAGTCCGGAAATGGCTTTAATATATCTCGGGAAAATTCACAAACCTTCAATATTGAT GCTGAATATTTAGATGATGACATATAtcaagatgatgatgatgatgattacgtCCCACCCTCAGAGAAGACGaagagtaaatttaaaaagccAAAGTTGTCAGAAATAAAGGTGTTTAAGGCTAAAAAACcagttgtaaaaaaagtaaGGGTTGTTAGACAATTTAAACTCGATCTTGATGAATCTTCTGGTGGTGATGAAAAGAAATCAACTACTATTACTtgtt ATCCAATAATGAAAAATGGTGCTAAAGGACCACCAATACTCTTGAAGAGACCAAAAGATGCAACGTTATTGAAAATTCATCCAAATTACAAAGCCAGGGCTTCAGGAAAGTCTGATAGTAGGATTATAAGACGAGATATTTCTATAAGAAGGGTGAAGAATACAAAACCCATTTCAAAAGAAAGAGAAAAGCTTGTATGTCCAGTCTGTGGTATATTGACTTATACCCTTGGCAATCATATAGCAACTCATGAAG AAAAAAAGAAGTACACTTGCTCCGAATGCCCACGATCCTTtgtacaaaaaagtaatttattagtTCACCTTAAACAGCACACTGGAATTAAAGACCATATTTGTGAAATTTGTGGTGCAGGGTTCTACACACAGAAATCACTAGTAAG gcaTAACCTGATTCACAAAGGAGAGAGACCATTCCAATGCAATTTGTGTTCGAAAAAGTTTATTGCT CGTTGCGATCTAAACCGTCATCTTCGTATCCACGCTGGATACAAACCATTCAAATGCGCGACTTGCACCATGTCGTTCAATGCGAAGCACCAACTGCAAAACCACGAGCGTATGCACACCGGCGAACGCCCTTACTCCTGCCAA GTCTGCAGCGTGGCGTTCAGTTACAAGGTGAACCTGAACAACCACGTGTTCAAAGTGCACGGCATTAACCTGAAATTCAAGTCGATCCACACCGTGACCGACGAAGTGCTGCGGCGCGAGATGGGCATGCTGAACGAGGCGCGCGAGGCCATCGCGCACATCATGCCGCAGCTCGGCGACGTGCCCACGCCCGCCGCGCACGAGACCGTGCACCACACCACGGACTACAGCGTGTAG